TAGTAGTTTGAAGAGCAACAGGACGAGGGCAAGGACTGCATTGACTAAAGAAGAAGCGGAAGCAAACTCACTATTACAGAGAGACTTAGAGCTGAACGAAGAAAGAGAGGTTGACAGATACTTGCTATCAATTAGCAGAGTAATTTTAAATCTCGAAGCTAAGTTGGCACGCTTGGAGGCGGCCAATGAGAAGCTAGCAGATGCACTTGAGCAGAGTGAGGATACCTCGTCAGCAGAGGAATTTCAAAGTACCCTAGATGCAGATGGGGAGTTTACTGATGGAATTATTGACAGAATTTCACAATTGAGAATACTTAAGGAAGAAGTAGAGAGAAAGCGTAGATTAACTCAGTCAAAACAAAGTCAGAAATTAGAAGAAAGACTCCAGCAAGTGCAAGAACAAGTTAGACAACTGCAATCACCATCAACAGGAAGCATGGAATCAGGAATATCCAGAATCTGGTCACAGCCATCAATGGCAGCAATAAAACCACCCAAGCTTGATATAGCCCCTTTTAAAGGAGAAGTATTAAAGTGGCAAGAGTTCTGGGATGCATTTGAAGCATCAGTAGATAAGGCAGACTACGCACCAGTTGACAAATTCAACTACCTAAAGTCAAAGTTAAGGGGGGAGGCTTTAGAGGCAATTGCAGGATATCAGTTATCCAATGATAACTACAAGGTTGTAGTTGATGTTTTGAAGAGAAGGTTTGGAAGACCACAGATTATTGTCGATGCACATTATCGCAGTTTATCACATCTGCCACCTGCAAAAAGTCATGTTGCACAATTAAGGCACTGCTATGACACCATTGAATGCCATTTGCGAAGCCTACAGGCAATTGGTGAGAACATTGACCATCGGCACTTCGTTGCCTTAATACTTGAGAAGCTTCCTCAGAAAGTTCGCTACCAACTATACATGCAGAAGCCAGAGGATGAAGAATGGACTGTTACTAAGTTGCGTATGTCGCTGGGGAGACACATTTCAGCCATGGAAATGGCAGGTAGTGAATCATCTGATCATGAAGCACCAACTAGTTCTAACTCCAATCATGGAGGTCAGCGAAAATTGAAGTCTACAGCAGGAGGACTATTAGCTGGGAATGGTCAATACAAAGGTAACAATCCACAGAGAGGGACCCAATCTTACCAGCCTCGTTGCTTTTACTGTGCTGAAACTCACTGGTCTGATGAATGCTCCAAGTATAGCACACTGCAAGCCAGGAAAGAGAAACTGAAAGGGTGCTGTTTCAACTGTTTAAAGAATGGCCACATTTTGAAGGACTGCAAGGTTGACAGCCTGTGCTCATTGTGGAAAGAAGGGGAGTCATCACAGAAGCCTTTGTAGCACATTATTCCAGCAGCCCCCTAGTCCACAAATAATCAGTGCTGAAGGTCCCAAGCCAGAAGGTGCTATGGTAGCCAGTACCAACCAGGTACTGATGCAAACTGCAACTGTAACTGTAAGGAACACAAAGGATAATTCATCAGTATCAGTGCGTCTTATCCTTGACTCAGGTAGCCAGAGGTCATACATTACAGAAAGCCTAGCTAAAGGACTTCAGTTGACATTGGATAGAACTGATAAGCTGTCAGTTGTCACCTTTGGTTCCAAGAACATTAACTGTAAGCAAGGAAGCTTAAGCTTACTTCTCAAGGATGGTAGTGCTATGCCAATGAACATCACAGTGGTCCCTCACATTACTGGGAAGATAAACCGTGTTCCTCTGAAAGAGGAAGACATAGAATTCTTGAAAGGAGAATTTGTTGATGGGAAGCTGGCTGATTCTTTACCATGTCATGCAGAGCCGTCTAGCATTGAAATGCTCATTGGTAATGACTACTATTTTGATTTGTTAGAGCCAAGAAAGATGGATTTAGGTGATGGTCTGAGCTTGTTTCACTCTAAGCTTGATTGGATCCTTGGTGGGAGAGTTGAGCAACCAGCTGTTAACAACGATGAATCTAGTTTACTAGTTAGCACTGTTGGATCTGCCCCGAATGGCATCAAACCTACTGCTCATATGCTGACAAGCATAGATCCTTCCCTCTCCCCTAAGCCCTCCCTGGAACATTTCTGGAACCTGGAGTCAATAGGCATTACTGACTCGCCATCACAAAGTGACGAAATTGCTATTGAGAACTTTTCTAAGACTGTAACATTTGCTGATGGAAGGTACTTGGTCACTTGGCCGTGGAGAGAGAGTACTCCAGATCTGCCACAGAACTATCAGCTGGCAGTTGGACGACTGAGATCAACAGTGAAGAAATTGACCAAGACCCCTAAGCTTTTCAAACAGTATAATGAGATAATACAAGACCAACTGAATCGTGGCATTATTGAGAAGGTCACTAGTACATCAAGTGAAGGCTTGATCAAACACTATATCCCCCACCACCCAGTGATTACTCCAGCAAAGAACACCACAAAGGTGAGGATAGTTTACGATGCCTCTGCAAA
The nucleotide sequence above comes from Dysidea avara chromosome 3, odDysAvar1.4, whole genome shotgun sequence. Encoded proteins:
- the LOC136248333 gene encoding uncharacterized protein, whose protein sequence is MPAISSLKSNRTRARTALTKEEAEANSLLQRDLELNEEREVDRYLLSISRVILNLEAKLARLEAANEKLADALEQSEDTSSAEEFQSTLDADGEFTDGIIDRISQLRILKEEVERKRRLTQSKQSQKLEERLQQVQEQVRQLQSPSTGSMESGISRIWSQPSMAAIKPPKLDIAPFKGEVLKWQEFWDAFEASVDKADYAPVDKFNYLKSKLRGEALEAIAGYQLSNDNYKVVVDVLKRRFGRPQIIVDAHYRSLSHLPPAKSHVAQLRHCYDTIECHLRSLQAIGENIDHRHFVALILEKLPQKVRYQLYMQKPEDEEWTVTKLRMSLGRHISAMEMAGSESSDHEAPTSSNSNHGGQRKLKSTAGGLLAGNGQYKGNNPQRGTQSYQPRCFYCAETHWSDECSKYSTLQARKEKLKGCCFNCLKNGHILKDCKVDSLCSLWKEGESSQKPL
- the LOC136248334 gene encoding uncharacterized protein — encoded protein: MVASTNQVLMQTATVTVRNTKDNSSVSVRLILDSGSQRSYITESLAKGLQLTLDRTDKLSVVTFGSKNINCKQGSLSLLLKDGSAMPMNITVVPHITGKINRVPLKEEDIEFLKGEFVDGKLADSLPCHAEPSSIEMLIGNDYYFDLLEPRKMDLGDGLSLFHSKLDWILGGRVEQPAVNNDESSLLVSTVGSAPNGIKPTAHMLTSIDPSLSPKPSLEHFWNLESIGITDSPSQSDEIAIENFSKTVTFADGRYLVTWPWRESTPDLPQNYQLAVGRLRSTVKKLTKTPKLFKQYNEIIQDQLNRGIIEKVTSTSSEGLIKHYIPHHPVITPAKNTTKVRIVYDASAKTKKDIKSLNECLYRGPVILPSLYGLLIRFRLSPIGVVGDIEKAFLNVGLQVQDRDATRFLWLQDSKRTDIENNLQIYCFCRVPFGVISSPFLLAATINYHLEQSDLPVAKKLQKDIYVDNVITGVSTPSQAKDLYVEAKSLFAAASMNLREWASNSKEFKDFVPYEDQAGKFEHKVLGINWDLINDMLSVPGPSISNDGWVWTKRKVLQVISSVFDPLGYFSPTVLDAKLFMKTLWMEKHE